Within Thermococcus celer Vu 13 = JCM 8558, the genomic segment GTTCTCGATCCGGAGAAGGCCCGGAAGTACGGGTTCAGATATTTGAAAGTAGGGAACGCAGGATAGTGCCGTCTTATTTTTCTGCCATTTTTAGTCGAGATTGGGGTAAAGGGTACATTTTTAAACCCGCACAAAGAGAGTCTATCGGTGGCCCAAATGAACGGCACCCTCGTCACGGTAATCATCGGCATCACCGCCTTCTGGCTGGTACTCTACGCCCTCTTCGGAAGGGAAGGCGAAAAGGAGGAGGGCCTCTCCGTTGACATGTTCGTCGCGATGTGGAGGACGAAGAGGCTCCTCGGATTCATAGATTCGATGGCGAGAAAGGCCCCGCGCTTCTGGAAGGTTTACGGTGATGTGGGGGTGGCCCTCGGCTTCCTCGGCATGGCGTACGTCTTCTACGCCCTCTTCAAAACCGCCACGAAAACGGTTCAGACAGGCGGCAAGGCCGCTGGAGTTCAGCTCGTCATCCCGGGCATCACGATACCCCTCTGGTACGGCCTGATAGGGCTGGTGGTGGTCATGGTAGTCCACGAGCTCAGCCACGGTGTGGTGGCGAAGGCCCAGAGACTGCCTCTAAAATCGGTCGGCCTGGTTCTTCTGGCGGTCATCCCCGGGGCTTTCGTGGAACCGGACGAGGAAGAGCTTGGAAAAGCACCCCTCCGCGCGAGACTCCGCGTTTACGGCGCCGGGTCTATGGCAAACGTTGTGACCGCCCTCCTGACACTCCTTCTCATAAACTTGGCCATAACCCCCGCTCTCCAGCCCTCCGGAGTTCTCGTCTCCGGAGTCCTCGAGGACGGTCCCGCGGCCGGCGTTCTCCAGGAGGGGGACGTCATAACGGCCATAAACGGGCAGACGATAACCGACATGGCGAGCTTCATAAACTTCATGAACGCCACGAAGCCCGGCCAGGTTATCACGCTCACCGTACTCCGGAACGGGGAGGAGATAAACCTAAACCTGAAGCTCGGCGCCCATCCTGATAACCCTGAGAAGGGTTACATCGGTATATACCCTGCCCAGCACGTGGTCTCAAAGATGGGCCACGAGAACATCGTGCTACCGCTGTTCTTCACTCTCTACTGGATCTACGTGCTCAACCTTGGAATAGGCCTGATGAACCTCTTCCCGCTGGTTCCGCTTGACGGGGGCAGGATGCTCGACGACGTCGTTAAGGCCTACCTGCCGGAGAAGATCGCCAGACCGGTGAGTTACTTCACGATAGGCGTCGGCCTGCTCCTCCTGGCGGTGAACCTCTGGCCTGCGCTGATGAACCTCGTCCATTAGCTAAGCTTTTTAACCTCCTCTTCTTCGGCCAGGTTGGTGAGGGGATGAAGTGCTCGAAGTGCAACCGCGAGGCCGTTTACCACGCACGTTATAGTGGGAGGTATTACTGTAAAAAACATTTCAACGAGCTCGTGGAGAAGAGGTTCAAGGAGACCGTTAAGAGGTACCGGCTCATTGAGAAGGGCGAGAGGATAGCCGTCGGCGTCTCCGGCGGGAAGGACAGCGTGGTTCTCATGCACCTACTCGCGAAGCTCCTCGAGAGGTTCCCCTTCGAGCTCGTGGCGATAACGATAGACGAGGGCATAGCCGGTTACAGGCCGCCGAGCATCGAGGTGGCGAGGAGGAACGCGAAAAAGCTGGGGGTGGAGCACAGGATCTACTCGTTCAAGGAATACATCGGGTTCACCCTCGACGAGACCGTTGAGGTAATGGGGAGCTTCGAGAGGGGCGAGAGGGTTGGGGCCTGCTCCTACTGTGGTGTGTGGAGGCGCTGGCTCCTCAACTACGCGGCCAGGGACGTTGAGGCGGACAAGCTGGCCGTCGGCCACAACCTCGACGACGAGGTTCAGATGTTCCTCATGAACCTCCTCAGGGGGGACGTAGCGCGCCTCGGAAGGACCGGGCCGTACTACGAGGAAGTTCATCCAGAGCTCGTTCCGAGGATAAAACCGCTCCGCGAGACCCCTGAGAAGGAGATAGTACTCTACGCGGTTCTCAACGGCATCGAGGTGGATCTAAGCGAGTGCCCCTACGCGGTGGAGGCCTTCAGGGCCGAGATAAGGGACTGGATAAACGAGATGGAGGAGGAGCATCCCGGCACGAAATATCAACTCCTCAGGAGCTACGACAAGCTCTTCCCGCTGATAGCGAGGACGTACACGAAGAAGACGGGTGAGCTGAACCGCTGTAAGATATGCGGCCAGCCCACGACCGGTGAGATCTGCAAGGCCTGCCAGTTCCGCCTCCAAGTCGAGAAAAAGGCGAGGGAGATGGGCCTGACCTTCAGGGTTGAGTGAGCAGGTTGGATAAGTAAACTGAACGAGTATTTATAAAGGGATTGTTCAACATTATGAACAATGAAACGGGAGATCTTAACGCCGATTCCCCTCGATGAACTCGAGGGGATAAGGGAGGGGAGCGGTGCGGTGGTTACCCTAACCCTCCTCGGAAAGGTAGAGAGGAACGGCATACCCCTGAACATTGTCCAGATCGAAGGGGAAGCCGGGGAAATAGAGCGCTTCATGGAGAGGCTCAGGATGGCGAGGGCGGGCGGTTGAGTTGTGAAAAAAGCGGGAATAGCAACGATCCAGTTCCTATACGCGTTCCTGATGTGGCTCCTCGTGTTCTCGGCCTCGGCCTATGCGACGTCCCTAACGGGAGGTCAAAACCGGGGACCGGGGCATGGGTGATGCAGACGACGATGTGTCTGCTCTCCCTCATCATGATCGCGCTGATAAACCCCGCACTTATGGAGATCCGCTTGAACGTGGAGGTCGCGATCCTGGCGGTTTTGGGCGGTTTCGCCCACTCATTTCCCTGAACCTCCTGGCGAATCGTGTATCGCGGGGTTCTTCTCCTCCAACGCCAGCTTTCCTCCCCGGGGGCCGAAGGACTCATTCTCCTGCTCATCCTCGCCCCGCTGAGCGAGGAAACCCTGAACAGGGCCCTGACAGAGGGCTACCTTCTGAGTTACGGCCACCTGTAGGGCGCAATAACATTCTCAGCCCTGCTCTTCGCCCTGCCGCACTGGATGGCCTTCGAGGGGAAGGGTGAAAAAACGTCCGCGGTAACGGCCGCCTTCCTCCTCGGCCTGCTGACGGGCTATCTCTACGCCCTCGGGGGTATCCTCCTGGCCTTTCTCGCCCACTCGTCGGCGAACCTGACCGGGATGGTCGTCGAAAAAAAGGGTACGAACGCATAAAAAGAACTCACGGGGAGAGGGGGCTCAGCTCCACCTTCCCCTTGACGAGCCTGAAGCGGTAGTGGCTCTTCATGGGGTTGAACTCCGGGAGGGGCGACTTTCTGACGACCATGGTCTCCTCGAGGGGGGCGTTGGGCGAGCTGAAGTCTATCACGTACTGGCTGTAGAGGGACATCCAGGCCACGAGTTCCTCCGATGCCCGCCCCTTGTTTAGGAGGAAGATGTTTATGGGCCTCTTCCTCTTCTCGGTTATCCGCGCCTTCTCCTTCTCGGCCATGAGCTTCTGGAACGTCGAGATGAAGTTCCCGGTTCCAAAGAGGAAGGCCAGCCCGTCTATAGTCAGGTCTACCCCTATGGGCCGCCTGTCCTTCATGTACTTGAAGAGGAGTTTACGGTAGAGTTTCCCGTACTTCGGAAGGAAGGTGCCGGTATCCAGCGTCCTGTCCGTGTAAACAAAGTCCAGAGGGTACTTAATCCCGTAGAACGAGGAGAAGATGTCGATTACCGCGACGTTCCCCGCCTCTCCCTCGGCCATCAGGTCAAAGTTGACCGCCTCCAGCTCCATGGCAAGCGAGGATATCGGGAGGACGGAGTCAATTATCACGCCAAAATCCCCAAGCTCTATCCGGTTTTTAAGGATCTCGAATGCCAGAGTCCAGCCCTTGGAGTACACATCGTGGACTATGAGGAGGTTGCTGTCCTCGAGTAACCCACCTCCAAGGGCCTCATCGAGGACCGGTATCCCGGTACTCAGGATTTCCATCGTACACCACCCTCGCGTAACGAAGGATCTTCATTAGACTTTGTATTCTCATGAAGTATTTAAACCTTATTACCCGCCCGTACCTCTGTATTTCAGAGAAACTTGAGGGTATAAATACCAGAAAATCCAACATAGAGTGGTGGAAAACATGGGAGAAGTAAAAGAAGTTGAGGAGCTAAGGGAAGTTCTTGAGAGGGTGGAGGGCAAGCTTATAGCGGCCGGGAAGCTGTACGGAGCCGTGAACTTTGGGATTTGGCTCTCCGTGATGATGCTCTACTACGTCATCATCGAGATGGCCGACCTCCCACGACAGTTCAACCTCGTTTACTGGCCGGTTGCCTTCATGGTTGCCCTATGGTTTACCGAGAGGGTATGGAGACGGTTCCAGCGGCTCGGCAGGGTCGCGGGAAACAAAATGGAGACATCGAAAAGTGGAGGCATTCTGATAGCCCTGTCCTGGATCGCCGGGGCAACCCTCGGATGGGTGGTCATACCGGAAATGAACCTTGGGGTTAACGCGGAGGCGAGCCTGGCCGTTGGGTTCCTGGGCTTCATATCCCTCTCAGTCTTGGGGATGTGGCTGGTCCTTGCAAAGTACGGTGGAATCGAGTACGAGATGATTCCGGCGTTCCTGATCCCGGCCATGGGGATACCTCTCGCAGGAAGCATGGAAAACGGAGCGATGGCCTGGGCCGGATTTCTGGTGGGACTGGCGTTCTCACTCACCGTACTCACCTACATACACTCGGCCTTCAGAGCGATAGAGCGGTGATATCATGGAGGCCCTCAGGGAGCTGGCCAGGAATCACGTCCTCGGAAACTCGATAAGGCTGGGTATAATGCTCTATCTACTCCCAAGGGAAAAGATTCTCTTCAGGGACCTCCTCGAGGTGCTGGAGGTGACACCCGGCAACCTCGACTCCCACCTCAGGGCCCTCGAGAGAGCGGGTTACGTGGAGATCTACAAGGTCTTCGCCGACAGGCCC encodes:
- a CDS encoding site-2 protease family protein yields the protein MNGTLVTVIIGITAFWLVLYALFGREGEKEEGLSVDMFVAMWRTKRLLGFIDSMARKAPRFWKVYGDVGVALGFLGMAYVFYALFKTATKTVQTGGKAAGVQLVIPGITIPLWYGLIGLVVVMVVHELSHGVVAKAQRLPLKSVGLVLLAVIPGAFVEPDEEELGKAPLRARLRVYGAGSMANVVTALLTLLLINLAITPALQPSGVLVSGVLEDGPAAGVLQEGDVITAINGQTITDMASFINFMNATKPGQVITLTVLRNGEEINLNLKLGAHPDNPEKGYIGIYPAQHVVSKMGHENIVLPLFFTLYWIYVLNLGIGLMNLFPLVPLDGGRMLDDVVKAYLPEKIARPVSYFTIGVGLLLLAVNLWPALMNLVH
- a CDS encoding TIGR00269 family protein; the protein is MKCSKCNREAVYHARYSGRYYCKKHFNELVEKRFKETVKRYRLIEKGERIAVGVSGGKDSVVLMHLLAKLLERFPFELVAITIDEGIAGYRPPSIEVARRNAKKLGVEHRIYSFKEYIGFTLDETVEVMGSFERGERVGACSYCGVWRRWLLNYAARDVEADKLAVGHNLDDEVQMFLMNLLRGDVARLGRTGPYYEEVHPELVPRIKPLRETPEKEIVLYAVLNGIEVDLSECPYAVEAFRAEIRDWINEMEEEHPGTKYQLLRSYDKLFPLIARTYTKKTGELNRCKICGQPTTGEICKACQFRLQVEKKAREMGLTFRVE
- a CDS encoding TIGR04140 family protein, which encodes MKREILTPIPLDELEGIREGSGAVVTLTLLGKVERNGIPLNIVQIEGEAGEIERFMERLRMARAGG
- a CDS encoding CPBP family glutamic-type intramembrane protease, with product MAFEGKGEKTSAVTAAFLLGLLTGYLYALGGILLAFLAHSSANLTGMVVEKKGTNA
- a CDS encoding transcriptional regulator, which codes for MEALRELARNHVLGNSIRLGIMLYLLPREKILFRDLLEVLEVTPGNLDSHLRALERAGYVEIYKVFADRPRTAVRITDVGAKETVRYLKAMKEALSLIPKEM